In the Flavobacterium acetivorans genome, one interval contains:
- a CDS encoding Gfo/Idh/MocA family protein, producing the protein MKSSISKFFLIACLLVGWANASAQMIKTPTPKRPKGQTDVLRLTVDPIPTVRVAFIGLGMRGPGAVERMTHIPGVEIVALCDLLENRTQKANEILVKAGLPKALEFSGEEGWRKVTALPNVDLVYIATDWKHHAEMGVQAMKDGKNVAIEVPGAMTMKEIWDLINTSEKTRKHCMMLENCVYDFFELTTLNMAQQGLFGEILHAEGAYIHGLQPFWGAYWDNWRMDYNKKHRGDIYATHGMGPAAQALNIHRGDKMNYLVSMDTKAVGNPAYIKEKTGEDVKDFRNGDHTMTMIRTEKGKTIQIQHDVTSPRPYSRMYQLSGTKGFANKYPQEGYALDSKTIGTEVAPNHENLNAHSFVPAEVKKALMEKYKHPIVKDIEEQAKKVGGHGGMDFIMDYRLIYCLQKGLPLDMDVYDLAEWSCLAPLTEISLDNNSAPVEIPDFTRGGWNKLKRLEFAQ; encoded by the coding sequence ATGAAAAGTAGTATTTCTAAATTTTTCCTGATAGCTTGTCTATTAGTGGGTTGGGCTAATGCCTCTGCCCAAATGATTAAAACCCCTACGCCTAAGCGCCCAAAGGGTCAAACCGATGTGTTGCGTTTAACAGTTGATCCTATTCCAACTGTAAGAGTGGCTTTTATAGGTTTGGGAATGCGTGGACCAGGTGCCGTTGAGCGTATGACACACATTCCTGGTGTTGAAATTGTTGCTCTTTGCGACTTGCTAGAGAACAGAACGCAAAAAGCAAATGAGATTTTAGTTAAAGCAGGTCTTCCAAAAGCATTAGAATTTTCTGGAGAAGAGGGGTGGCGTAAAGTAACTGCTTTGCCTAATGTTGATCTTGTTTACATTGCAACAGACTGGAAACACCATGCAGAAATGGGAGTTCAAGCAATGAAAGACGGTAAAAACGTAGCAATCGAAGTTCCTGGAGCTATGACAATGAAGGAAATCTGGGATCTTATCAACACTTCCGAAAAAACTCGTAAGCACTGTATGATGTTAGAAAACTGTGTATACGATTTCTTTGAATTGACTACTTTGAACATGGCTCAACAAGGTTTGTTTGGAGAAATCCTACATGCTGAAGGGGCTTATATTCACGGTTTACAACCTTTCTGGGGAGCTTACTGGGATAACTGGAGAATGGATTACAACAAGAAACACCGTGGGGATATATACGCTACGCACGGGATGGGACCAGCTGCACAAGCATTAAACATTCACCGTGGAGATAAAATGAACTATTTAGTTTCTATGGATACTAAAGCAGTTGGAAATCCCGCTTACATCAAAGAAAAAACAGGTGAAGATGTGAAAGACTTCAGAAATGGAGATCACACAATGACTATGATTCGTACCGAAAAAGGAAAAACGATCCAAATTCAACACGATGTAACTTCTCCTCGTCCATACAGCCGTATGTATCAATTAAGCGGAACTAAAGGTTTTGCTAATAAATACCCGCAAGAAGGATATGCATTAGATTCAAAAACAATCGGAACTGAAGTGGCTCCAAACCATGAAAATTTAAATGCTCATAGTTTTGTTCCTGCTGAAGTGAAAAAAGCTTTGATGGAAAAATACAAGCATCCTATCGTTAAAGATATAGAAGAACAAGCTAAAAAAGTAGGTGGTCACGGAGGTATGGATTTCATTATGGATTACCGTTTGATCTACTGTCTTCAAAAAGGTCTTCCATTAGATATGGATGTTTATGATTTAGCAGAATGGTCTTGTCTTGCACCATTGACTGAAATTTCTCTTGATAATAATTCTGCCCCAGTTGAAATCCCTGATTTTACTCGTGGAGGGTGGAACAAGTTAAAAAGACTTGAATTTGCTCAATAG